The Bacteroidota bacterium region TCCGGCTGGCGGCCTCGACCGAGTCGGCGAGCATCACGATGCCGTGCTCGTTGGTCTGCGGGCGCGGGCCGGGGTAGCGGAACTCCATCTCGTCGACGGGCGGGTCCTCGGGGCCGCGCAGCTCCTCGGCCTTGCGGTAGAAGAACTCCATCATCGTCGTCCCGTGGTGGGTCGGGATGAAGTTCCGCACGACTTCGGGGAGGTTCTCCTGCTGGGCGAGGTCGAGGCCGTCCTTGACGTGGCTGGCGATGACGAGCGCGCTCATGTAGGGCGTCACGCGGTCGTGCGGGTTCTCGCCGCCCTGCTGGTTCTCGATGTAGTACTCCGGCTTGATCATCTTGCCGACGTCGTGGTAGAGCGCCCCGACGCGGGCCTGGAGCACGTTCGCACCGACGGCGTCGGCGGCGGCCTCGGCGAGGTTGGCGACCTGGAGGACGTGGTTGAACGTCCCCGGCGCGCGCAGCGAGAGCTCTTTCAGGAGCGGCCGGTTGGTGTCCGAGAGTTCGAGCAGCGTCAGGTCCGTCGTCACCCCGAAGGTGCGCTCGAAGATCCAGAGCAGCGGGTAGGCCAAGAGCAGGAGGATGCTGTTGATCCCGATGAACGACAGCTCGGAGAGCAGGCGCTCGACCTCGCCGGCGCGGAGCAGGAAGTAGCCCCCGAGGATGAGGGCGTAGGCCCCGAAGACGAGCGCGGCCGTGAGGATGATCTGGCTCCGGTTCTTGACGTCGCGCACGCTGAAGACGGCGAGCATCCCGGCGAAGATGGTGGCGAACGTGAACTCGAAGTTGTAGCCGAAGATGAGCCCGCCGATGCAGGCCAGCGTGATCGTGGCGAACATCCCGACGCGCGAGTCGAAGATCACCGTCAGCAGGATCGAGGCGAGGCCGACCGGCACCGCGAGGTCGGCCACTTCGGGGAGGCGGACGGCCACGCCGAAGAACCCGATGATGGCGGCGAAGACGAGCCCGATCAGGAGCAGGTAGCGGGCCTCGTAGAACACCCGCCGCCGCATCAGGAAGAGGTAGAGGAAAAAGATCAGGAACGCTGCCAGCGACAGGAGGGTCTCGCCAAGCAGGACCTGCAGCGGCCCGACGTTGCCCTGCTGGTCGGCGCGGATGCGGGCCAGCGAGTAGAGCTGGCGCTGCACCTCCTCCGTCACCCGGTCGCCGCGCCGCACGACCGACTGCCCCTCCTCTACGACACCGGTCACCTGGGAGACGTCCTCGGCCGCCTCCTGCCACCGCGCCTCCGACTCCTCGCGCATGTACTGCAGCGAGGTCTGGAGGGTCTGGCCAACGAACGCCATCCCGATCTCGACCGCGTCCGGCCGGTTCGGGAAGCGGATGCGGAGCTCGTTTCGGATCAGGGTCAGCCCTTCGTTGAGGCCGTAGACGTCCTCCTTCGGGATCAGCGTCTCAGTCCGCTCCTCCGCGTCGACGAGCGCGATCTGGGACGTCAGCACGCTGTCCTTCGGCACGTCGAGCATGCCGAACGGGAGCAGGCGGCTGGAGACCGTACCGACGGCGCGGGTGAGGAGGTCGTGGAGCGCGGGGCCGGACGTGTTGGCCCGCGACGTGGTAGCGAGCCCGGCGCGGGCGGCGTAGGAGGCGACGAGGAGGTCGACCTGCGCCCGCGACAGCCAGCGCTGGAACGTCACGAGGCGCTCGCCATACTGCACCGAGTCGCGCTGGGCCGCCTCGGCCTGGCCCCGCGAGCGGTTCTGCTGCCAGTTGACGTAGGCCTGGAGGAAGCTCTCGAACCGCCGGTCGAGCGAGTCGACAGCGGCCTCGGTCTGCTGGGCGGCGTCGGGGACGCGCACGAACAGCGGCGGCTCTTCGTAGCGGACCGAGTCGCGCTCGGCGCGGAGCTGGGCCTCGCTCTTGTAGACCGGGAACCGGAACGGCGCGATCACCTCCTGGCGCTGCCACACGTCGCCGGGCTGGACCTGGGTCCCCTGCTCGTAGGGTTCCAGGTTGGGAAAGGCGAGCGTGGTCAGCAGCAGCAGCGTCCCGAAGATGCCGACGCGCACCAGGACCTCGTTGCGCGTCATGCGGCGACCCGGCTTCGGCTTCGCGGTCGAAAGCTGAAGCCCGACGCGGCTCGGGCGGCGGCCCGTCTTGCGGCCCAGGCCCAGGCGCTCCAGGATGCCCATACGGTCAGAGGGTGGCTCTATGCGGCGGTCTCAGCAAAGGTACGACAGACGGGGGACGGAGGACGGTGAGACGGAGGACGGTGAGACGGAGGACGGTGAGACGGAGGACGGTGAGACGGAGGACGGTGAGACGGAGGACGGTGAGACGGAGGACGGTGAGACGGAGGACGGTGAGACGGTTGGCGCTTCGTGCGAACGGTCTCGTTGACTTAATCGGTTTTATTTCACTCTCCCACTCTCCCGTGCTCACTCGCGGGCTTTGTCCAGGATCTCCTCCGCAGCGTCCTGGTCTTCGGCGTCGGCCTCCGGGGCCGCCTGCTCGTCGCTCCGCTCCGGTTCGTAGGCGAGGTCGATCATGATCGGGAAGTGGTCGCTGCCGACGTGCGCGAGGCGCTCGATCCGGATGACCTGAAGGTCCTCGGAGTGGAAGACGTGGTCGAGCGGCCAGCGCATCACGGGGTAGTCCGCGTGGAACGTCGCGTAGAGCCCGCGCCCGATGCGGGGATCGAGGAGGCCGGAGATGCGCTGGAAGAGCCGCGTCGTGTAGCTCCACGCGACGTCGTTGAGGTCGCCCGCCACGACGACCGGCCCGTTCTCACCCTCCAGTTCGCGTGCGACGAGGACGAGTTCGGCGTCGCGCGCCTCGGAGTCCTGCTGGATGTCGGGGCGCGGCGGGCGCGGGTGGATGAACGCGAACCGCACCCGGTCGCCGCTCGGCAACTCGACCCGGCCCCACATCGAGGGCACGTCGTCCTGGACGAGGTAGCGCGTCTCGGTCTCGGAGAGCGGCCAGCGCGAGTAGACCAGCATCCCGTAGGTGTTCTCCAGTGGCTCCAGCACGGTGTGCGGCCACTCCGCTTCGAGCGCCCGCGCCTGCTCGGCCCACCACGCGTCGGTCTCGACGGCCACCACCATGTCGGGGTCCGCGTCGCGGATCACCCGGAGCCACGTCTCGCTGTCGCGGTTGTCCATCAGCACGTTCGAGACGACGAGCCGGAAGGTCCGGTCGCTACTCGTCATCGCTGCGGGTGCAGACTGCACCGGGTGGAGGCCCGTGTACGGCCAGATGCGCCAGAGTTGAAAGACGAGGCAGAGCCCGACCAGCCCGAGGACCGCATAGTCGGGCCAGCTCCCCCGCTCGTAAAACGCTAGCATCAGCCCGAGCGTGACCACGCCGAGCACCGCGAGTTGGGCGCGGGGAAAGTCGAACATCCGAATCCACCAGTACGGCTCGCGGATCAGTGGCAGCGCGGTGGCGACGACGAAGAACGCCGCGAGGCAGAGGAGGCTGGTCTTCATGTAAGCGAGACGTGAGAGAGGCCTCTCAAGATAGTCGTCACGTCCCGACTTGTTCAGGCGCGGAAGAACTGCTTGCCCGCGAGTTGGCGGACGAGGCCCTTGAACTCAAGCGACAACAGGTAGACCAGGGCCGACGACGCGTCCAGTCCCGCCCGTTCGCAGAGCGTGTCGAGGTGGACCGGCTCGGCAGTGAGCGCCTCGTAGAGTTTCTTCTCCGCTCCGCCCAGCACCGGCGGCGCGGGCGCTGCCTCGGTCGTGGGCTCCGCACCCGGCACCTTCGGCAGTTGCCCCTCGATCTCTTCGAGCAGTTCGTCCACGCTCGTCACGAGCGTCGCGTAGCCCTTGCGGATGAGTTGGTTGGTACCGGTGCCCGTCGGCGAGAAGAGCGCGGCCGGGGCGGCCCAGACGGCGCGGTTCTGCTCCGTTGCCATCCACGCCGTGATGAGCGCCCCGCCCGTCGCCCGCGCCTCAGCGACGAACGTGCCGAGCGAGAGGCCCGCGATGATCCGGTTGCGGCGCGGGAAGTTCGGCGCGTCCGGCGAGGCTCCGAGGCCGAACTCGGAGAGCACACCACCCTGCCCCGTGATCTGCTCGGCGAGGGCTTTGTGCTTGGCCGGGTAGATGCGGTCCACGCCGGAGCCGAGGATGGCGAGCGTCCGGCCCCCGGCGTCGAGCGCCCCCCGGTGCGCCGCCGCGTCGATCCCGTAGGCGAGGCCGCTGACGACGGTGAACCCGCGCCGCGCGAGTTCGAAGGCGAAGTCCTGCGCGACGCGCTTGCCGTAGGCCGTCGCCCGCCGCGTCCCGACGATGGCGACAGCGCGCTCGTCTTGGGGTACCAGGTCGCCGCGCAGCCAGAGGACGGCGGGTGGGTCGTAAATCTGCCGGAGGAGCGACGGGTAGCGCGCGTCCCACAGCGGGACCAACGCTGCCCCGATCCGCTCGGCGCGTTCGAACTGCTCGTCGACCTCGGCCTCGCCCTCGAACCGGGCAATGGCCTGGGCTGTCTTGCGCCCGACGCGCTCCACCCGGGCCAGCGCCTGCGGCGGGGCCGCGAGCACCTCCGTCGCCGAGCCGAAGTGCGCCAGCAGCGACCGGATGCGCCCCGGCCCCACGCCCGGCACGAGCGAGAGCGCGACGAGCGCGCGCAGTTCGTCGGCGTCGGTCGGCGCGGTGCGGGCGAAGAGGTCCACGGTCAGGCGAGGAAGAGCGGAAGAGATTCAAGATAGGAGCGTGGAGGGTACGGAGGGCAGGGAGGGTGACGGGCTCCAGCGTCATGCTTCTCAGCCGGCGTTCTCCTCCTTTCTCTCCCTGCCTTCCACGCCCTCGTTCACCCTCTTCCAAAGCGCCTCCTTCAGCCGGTCCAGTCCGCGCTGCGCGACGGCGGAGACGGGCAGCATCTCTACGTCGTCCGGGAAGCCGCTGCGGGCGTCGGCGACGAAGGCGCCCAACATATCGGCCGGGAGGAGGTCAGTCTTGGAGAGCGCGACGAGGCGGGGCTTGCGGAGCAGGTCGGCGTTGAACGCCTCAACCTCGGCGAGGAGGGTGCGGTACTGCGCGCCGGGGTCGTCTTCGTCGGCGGGGACGACGAAGAGGAGAACCGCGTTGCGCTCGATGTGCTTGAGGAACCGGAGGCCGAGGCCCTTGCCGTCGCTCGCGCCCTCGATGATGCCAGGGATGTCGGCTATGACGAACGAGCGGTGGTCGCCGAGGTAGACCATCCCGAGGCTCGGCTCCAGCGTCGTGAACGGGTAGTCGGCCACCTTCGGCTTGGCCGCCGAGAGGGTCGAGACGAGCGTACTCTTGCCCGCGTTCGGAAACCCGACGAGGCCGACGTCGGCGAGGAGCTTGAGTTCGAGCGTGACCTCGCGCTCCTCGTTCGGCTCGCCGGGCTGGGCATACGTTGGGGCCTGGTTCGTGGCGCTCTTGAAGTGGACGTTCCCGAGGCCGCCGCGCCCGCCCTGCGCGAGCACGACGCGGTCGCCATCGCCCATTAGTTCGCCGAGGAGGGCGTCCGTCTCGCCGTCGCGCGCGACCGTCCCGAGCGGGACGCGGAGCACGATGTCGTCGGCGCTCTTGCCGGTCTTCTGGGCCTTGCCGCCGGGCTGCCCGTGCCCGGCGAAGTGGTGGCGGTTGTAGCGGAGGTCGAGGAGCGTGTAGAGGTTCTTGTCGGCTTCGAGAACGACGGAGCCGCCCGTCCCGCCGTCGCCACCGTCGGGGCCGCCCTTCGGTTCGTACTTGGCGCGGCGGAAGGTGGCCGCCCCCGGCCCGCCGCGCCCGCTGCGCACGGAGATGGTGACGTAGTCGACGAATTTCATGGAGTGCGTAATGCGTGAAACGTGATGCGTGACGGCGCGCTGCTCCGCCTTTTCGCTGCGGGCACCCTTACGTTTCACGCACCGCCTTGTATCCCACTTCCTCCCGATCTCCTTGAAAGACGTAGTCCTCTACACCGACGGCGCGTGCTCCGGCAACCCCGGGCCCGGCGGCTGGGGCGTCCTCCTCCAGTCTGGCCCGCACGAGAAGACCCTCAAAGGTGCCGAGCCAGAGACGACCAACAACCGGATGGAACTGGTGGCGGTAATCGAGGGGCTGCGGGCGCTGAGGGAGCCCTGCCGCGTCGCCGTCCACACCGACAGCGCCTACATCGTCAACGCCTTCGCCGAGGGGTGGATCGACGGCTGGCAGCGGCGCGGCTGGAAGACCGCCGGCAAGAAGCCCGTCAAGAACCGCGACCTCTGGGAAGACCTCCTCCGGCTTAAAGCGAACCACGAGGTCGAGTTCGTCAAGGTCAAGGGCCACGCCGACGACGAGCGCAACAACTACGTCGACGGCGTCGCCGTCGGTGCCATCGACGACCTGCGGATCGAGCTAGGGCTGGACCGGTAGACAGCGGACGGAGGACAGTGGACGGTGAGGCCCTACGCGGTTGGCGCGGAGCGCTGCGGCCTCGGTAGTTTTCTGAGCCCCTACCGTTTTCTGTCCTCTGTCTTCCGTCCTCTGCCCTCC contains the following coding sequences:
- the dprA gene encoding DNA-processing protein DprA, with amino-acid sequence MDLFARTAPTDADELRALVALSLVPGVGPGRIRSLLAHFGSATEVLAAPPQALARVERVGRKTAQAIARFEGEAEVDEQFERAERIGAALVPLWDARYPSLLRQIYDPPAVLWLRGDLVPQDERAVAIVGTRRATAYGKRVAQDFAFELARRGFTVVSGLAYGIDAAAHRGALDAGGRTLAILGSGVDRIYPAKHKALAEQITGQGGVLSEFGLGASPDAPNFPRRNRIIAGLSLGTFVAEARATGGALITAWMATEQNRAVWAAPAALFSPTGTGTNQLIRKGYATLVTSVDELLEEIEGQLPKVPGAEPTTEAAPAPPVLGGAEKKLYEALTAEPVHLDTLCERAGLDASSALVYLLSLEFKGLVRQLAGKQFFRA
- the rnhA gene encoding ribonuclease HI, translating into MKDVVLYTDGACSGNPGPGGWGVLLQSGPHEKTLKGAEPETTNNRMELVAVIEGLRALREPCRVAVHTDSAYIVNAFAEGWIDGWQRRGWKTAGKKPVKNRDLWEDLLRLKANHEVEFVKVKGHADDERNNYVDGVAVGAIDDLRIELGLDR
- a CDS encoding HDIG domain-containing metalloprotein; protein product: MGILERLGLGRKTGRRPSRVGLQLSTAKPKPGRRMTRNEVLVRVGIFGTLLLLTTLAFPNLEPYEQGTQVQPGDVWQRQEVIAPFRFPVYKSEAQLRAERDSVRYEEPPLFVRVPDAAQQTEAAVDSLDRRFESFLQAYVNWQQNRSRGQAEAAQRDSVQYGERLVTFQRWLSRAQVDLLVASYAARAGLATTSRANTSGPALHDLLTRAVGTVSSRLLPFGMLDVPKDSVLTSQIALVDAEERTETLIPKEDVYGLNEGLTLIRNELRIRFPNRPDAVEIGMAFVGQTLQTSLQYMREESEARWQEAAEDVSQVTGVVEEGQSVVRRGDRVTEEVQRQLYSLARIRADQQGNVGPLQVLLGETLLSLAAFLIFFLYLFLMRRRVFYEARYLLLIGLVFAAIIGFFGVAVRLPEVADLAVPVGLASILLTVIFDSRVGMFATITLACIGGLIFGYNFEFTFATIFAGMLAVFSVRDVKNRSQIILTAALVFGAYALILGGYFLLRAGEVERLLSELSFIGINSILLLLAYPLLWIFERTFGVTTDLTLLELSDTNRPLLKELSLRAPGTFNHVLQVANLAEAAADAVGANVLQARVGALYHDVGKMIKPEYYIENQQGGENPHDRVTPYMSALVIASHVKDGLDLAQQENLPEVVRNFIPTHHGTTMMEFFYRKAEELRGPEDPPVDEMEFRYPGPRPQTNEHGIVMLADSVEAASRSLDKPTPKRLEGLVDDIFRARIEDGQLDGCALTFADLNRIKEAFLSILNGIYHLRVKYPDQDKTIGAEEADAAPTPAEEESGTPEVPQRPQDVPARPDGASGGTAGRAQDPSTEERASLG
- a CDS encoding endonuclease/exonuclease/phosphatase family protein, whose product is MKTSLLCLAAFFVVATALPLIREPYWWIRMFDFPRAQLAVLGVVTLGLMLAFYERGSWPDYAVLGLVGLCLVFQLWRIWPYTGLHPVQSAPAAMTSSDRTFRLVVSNVLMDNRDSETWLRVIRDADPDMVVAVETDAWWAEQARALEAEWPHTVLEPLENTYGMLVYSRWPLSETETRYLVQDDVPSMWGRVELPSGDRVRFAFIHPRPPRPDIQQDSEARDAELVLVARELEGENGPVVVAGDLNDVAWSYTTRLFQRISGLLDPRIGRGLYATFHADYPVMRWPLDHVFHSEDLQVIRIERLAHVGSDHFPIMIDLAYEPERSDEQAAPEADAEDQDAAEEILDKARE
- the obgE gene encoding GTPase ObgE, with protein sequence MKFVDYVTISVRSGRGGPGAATFRRAKYEPKGGPDGGDGGTGGSVVLEADKNLYTLLDLRYNRHHFAGHGQPGGKAQKTGKSADDIVLRVPLGTVARDGETDALLGELMGDGDRVVLAQGGRGGLGNVHFKSATNQAPTYAQPGEPNEEREVTLELKLLADVGLVGFPNAGKSTLVSTLSAAKPKVADYPFTTLEPSLGMVYLGDHRSFVIADIPGIIEGASDGKGLGLRFLKHIERNAVLLFVVPADEDDPGAQYRTLLAEVEAFNADLLRKPRLVALSKTDLLPADMLGAFVADARSGFPDDVEMLPVSAVAQRGLDRLKEALWKRVNEGVEGRERKEENAG